A genomic segment from Methanoplanus limicola DSM 2279 encodes:
- a CDS encoding flavodoxin/nitric oxide synthase: MIKTDILLDFIESNTGKPLSSPRSLFGTGDEKLFGITELCRETGSIILKTEDGEEFVLSITNAKQVIELLLTNPVVALDTIENEEIPAYIEEIATDKEEDETKSGKNKKTLLYISDLVVLSGIASYGWAKTPKGDKFRAIAIRRRQISSNNDHKLKENKLKESKSVTESKAKRLLTENKKEPAKKNTSIKDKNIDKKENKPAILITYVTKHGSTADIAWTIRNSFFDAGYKADVKKIQDAEDIRQYSLIIIGTPIYEGKLMPETEEFVKLHRNYLNKKNTALFITGYSLRNKSPAGIQKAEKLAEKLARHVDLVTTGYFGGKLDAKNIPVKEKISSLFREGKIPGDYRDWRLIGEWADSLKEYI; this comes from the coding sequence ATGATAAAAACAGACATTTTGCTTGATTTCATAGAGTCAAATACAGGCAAACCGTTATCTTCGCCAAGGTCGCTGTTTGGAACAGGTGATGAAAAATTATTTGGAATAACAGAATTGTGCAGAGAAACAGGCAGTATAATATTAAAAACAGAAGATGGAGAAGAATTTGTTCTATCAATAACCAATGCGAAACAGGTGATAGAACTCCTGCTCACAAATCCGGTTGTAGCACTAGATACAATAGAGAATGAAGAAATCCCAGCATATATTGAAGAAATTGCAACAGATAAAGAAGAAGATGAAACCAAAAGCGGTAAAAATAAAAAAACACTTCTGTACATATCTGACCTCGTAGTTCTCTCAGGCATTGCATCATATGGATGGGCAAAAACCCCAAAAGGAGATAAATTCAGAGCTATTGCAATCCGCAGGAGACAGATCAGCAGTAATAATGACCACAAATTAAAAGAAAACAAGTTAAAAGAATCAAAATCTGTTACAGAAAGCAAGGCTAAGAGATTATTAACTGAAAACAAGAAAGAACCGGCTAAAAAAAACACAAGTATAAAGGATAAAAATATTGATAAAAAAGAAAATAAGCCGGCAATCCTGATAACTTACGTTACAAAACACGGCTCAACCGCAGATATAGCCTGGACTATAAGAAATAGTTTCTTCGATGCCGGATATAAGGCAGATGTCAAAAAAATTCAGGATGCAGAAGATATAAGGCAGTATTCACTCATTATTATCGGAACTCCTATTTATGAGGGTAAATTAATGCCTGAAACTGAAGAATTCGTAAAACTTCACAGAAATTATCTAAACAAAAAAAATACTGCACTTTTCATAACCGGATACTCACTCAGAAATAAAAGTCCTGCCGGAATACAAAAAGCTGAAAAGCTTGCAGAAAAATTAGCCCGGCATGTTGATCTTGTAACAACCGGTTACTTTGGTGGAAAACTGGATGCAAAAAATATACCTGTAAAAGAAAAGATCAGCTCACTATTCAGAGAGGGTAAAATTCCCGGAGACTACAGAGACTGGCGGCTTATCGGGGAGTGGGCAGACAGCCTTAAAGAATATATATGA
- a CDS encoding DUF3344 domain-containing protein: MIEKNITLCGLKKISVDPDISGNSLFLSKLLIFLIIIGFISICGVVSADSYVGGIELSDVKTGTVSGGIWFDSYHAMETSAEKEFTLPETTDIKWARLYAVVYCGNMEDNRRGNLTVEFDGDGDDSYDLLGIQEFNVPYSFPGEGGTGPVEVNDHCNRVTSDYLVWYDVKDQISSENVGVKAWTSKVDSTFDGRIKAVVLLIAYDDGDGEEVMYWIKQGHDVVSHYDESYTGSVTYDLSSADDGFAGANLSSIYLVSEDGTYSFNSDVLTSGTPVGAFFGNNTWDIGGVISAGESNAFEYDRTGSYYKIIISAMCVSYPESDVNLEVLSLKSNANEVFASEPNTIIAEIKNNGTDASGPFEVSFNIAGSVTKIEAESLGAGNSTTVEILDESIFSDGQSVNISVFADSGEAILETDESDNYLEITETAVYNGYKGKRYTGGGDLNTTAYFEGYVDVLYSSGNTAYNGAYWTEKTYSWSNEDLMVPDNAEIAGAYLYQGYSWNSMESDPSFTLEFNSVKYDPESEYMDRKYFGYYDVPSGMYVYNVTDSFVKSGNCVTLTPEAENNYAIWGSFLVVVYQQDNSGPYQKIWINEEFDNLYSYAKYAASSEEATAYSNFEDVDSENVDGATTIAVLANADETGKSKFFFNGDEYAGFWSDYDSTSQIGFSVYDVKDALKDGANTVAMQSYDLVKGDNMYAMASILKIEYSSAPSVDLEIVSLSSNANEVFANEPNTVTAVVRNNGTTASDSFSVLFTVNGNMTTVPVSGLGAGNSTTISIIDPEIRSFGESVNITALADSGSSVTETDETNNRMTISETVVYNGYKGKSYTGGSDLETVSSFEGHYDLLYSTGDTAYSGSFWSEMQFNWTYDDLPVPEGATVTEARLYQPYTYNKKGSDPAYTLAFNGETVSPVAKYSDQKSFGSYDYPYGLYVFDVTDEFDTTGNSMVITNDTDNNYGIYGASLVLVYESASEPVRSIIINEEFDMIYAYSNYAVTSEEATAFAEYTHVESSGVSSAISVALLASAGDVNKSRFFFNDMEYEGFWPEYESKPQVGFSAYDVKDALKDGANTAAMQSYDPVKGDNMYAMASILKIEYIDSSEPSFVVPDMSIYDNGSVTIPVFVRNITDAAGVAATITWDTSIASITDIVVNESVITNSSLYANLTSGYAEFAVTNTAGITAAGDVPVIDLIVKAAADKAGKTCVFEGKNASWSDKSFIYHNMGFKDGTFTVTQRGDFNKNGYVDIGDVSNVAYMVAGKTTEILPEADFNDNGYVDTGDAAKIAWYFIGRINQL; encoded by the coding sequence ATGATTGAAAAAAATATTACTTTGTGTGGGTTAAAAAAAATATCTGTTGATCCCGATATCTCCGGGAACTCATTATTTTTAAGTAAATTGTTGATATTTCTTATTATTATTGGATTTATCTCAATTTGTGGGGTGGTTTCGGCAGACAGTTATGTCGGAGGAATTGAGCTTTCAGATGTTAAAACAGGAACTGTTTCCGGCGGAATCTGGTTTGATTCTTACCACGCGATGGAAACTTCAGCAGAGAAGGAATTTACACTCCCGGAAACCACGGATATAAAATGGGCAAGACTCTATGCCGTTGTTTACTGTGGAAATATGGAAGATAACAGAAGAGGCAATCTTACGGTTGAATTCGACGGTGACGGAGATGACAGCTATGATCTGCTGGGCATACAGGAGTTTAATGTACCATATTCTTTCCCTGGTGAAGGTGGCACAGGGCCGGTTGAAGTAAATGACCACTGTAACCGTGTTACAAGTGATTATCTTGTCTGGTATGATGTAAAAGATCAGATCTCTTCTGAAAATGTTGGAGTTAAGGCATGGACATCCAAGGTTGACAGCACTTTTGACGGAAGAATAAAAGCAGTTGTTCTTTTGATTGCCTATGATGACGGAGACGGGGAAGAAGTCATGTACTGGATTAAGCAGGGCCACGATGTTGTTTCACATTATGATGAATCATACACAGGTTCAGTAACATATGATTTATCATCTGCTGACGATGGTTTTGCAGGCGCAAATCTTTCGTCAATTTATCTGGTAAGTGAAGACGGGACATATTCATTTAACAGTGATGTTCTCACTTCCGGAACGCCTGTAGGTGCTTTTTTTGGTAATAATACCTGGGATATTGGTGGAGTAATTAGCGCAGGTGAATCCAATGCCTTTGAGTATGACAGGACAGGCTCGTATTATAAAATTATTATTTCCGCAATGTGTGTAAGCTATCCGGAATCTGATGTAAATCTTGAAGTATTGAGCCTTAAGAGCAATGCAAATGAGGTTTTCGCAAGTGAACCGAATACAATTATAGCTGAGATTAAAAACAATGGCACAGATGCTTCAGGGCCATTTGAAGTTTCCTTTAATATTGCTGGAAGTGTCACAAAAATTGAAGCAGAAAGCCTTGGCGCCGGAAATTCAACAACAGTGGAAATTCTTGATGAGTCAATATTTTCAGACGGGCAGAGTGTCAATATCTCAGTTTTTGCTGATTCCGGTGAAGCAATCTTGGAAACTGATGAATCAGACAATTATCTTGAAATAACTGAAACTGCGGTTTACAACGGTTATAAGGGCAAGAGATACACCGGAGGCGGCGATCTGAATACCACAGCATATTTTGAAGGATATGTTGATGTTTTGTACTCATCCGGAAATACTGCCTACAATGGCGCTTACTGGACTGAAAAGACCTATTCCTGGAGTAATGAAGATCTTATGGTTCCGGATAATGCTGAAATTGCTGGTGCTTACCTTTATCAGGGATATTCCTGGAACAGCATGGAAAGTGATCCTTCCTTTACACTTGAATTTAACAGTGTGAAATATGATCCTGAATCAGAGTATATGGACAGGAAATATTTTGGCTATTATGATGTTCCTTCCGGTATGTATGTATATAATGTGACAGATTCTTTTGTTAAATCCGGGAACTGTGTCACACTGACTCCTGAAGCGGAGAATAATTATGCAATCTGGGGCAGTTTCCTTGTTGTGGTCTATCAGCAGGATAATTCCGGACCTTACCAGAAGATCTGGATAAATGAGGAATTTGACAATCTTTATTCGTATGCAAAATATGCTGCATCAAGTGAGGAAGCAACCGCTTATTCTAATTTTGAAGATGTTGACTCAGAAAATGTTGATGGAGCAACTACTATAGCAGTACTTGCAAATGCCGATGAAACCGGTAAAAGTAAATTTTTCTTCAATGGGGATGAATATGCCGGATTCTGGAGTGATTACGACAGTACTTCACAGATTGGTTTTTCAGTATATGATGTAAAGGATGCTCTTAAGGACGGTGCAAACACCGTAGCAATGCAGAGCTATGACCTGGTAAAGGGTGATAACATGTATGCAATGGCATCAATCCTGAAGATTGAGTATTCATCTGCACCATCTGTTGACCTTGAAATTGTGAGCTTATCTTCAAATGCAAATGAGGTTTTTGCAAATGAACCAAATACAGTTACTGCCGTAGTTAGGAACAATGGTACAACTGCATCAGACTCCTTTAGTGTCTTATTTACAGTAAACGGAAATATGACTACAGTCCCTGTTTCAGGACTTGGTGCCGGCAACAGCACAACTATCAGTATAATCGATCCTGAGATCCGTTCCTTTGGAGAGTCTGTAAATATCACTGCACTTGCTGACTCGGGTTCATCAGTCACAGAAACAGATGAGACCAACAACCGGATGACTATTTCAGAGACTGTTGTTTACAACGGATATAAAGGCAAGAGCTATACTGGCGGAAGTGACCTTGAGACGGTATCTTCATTTGAAGGACATTATGATCTTCTGTATTCTACGGGAGATACTGCCTACAGCGGTTCTTTCTGGTCCGAGATGCAGTTCAACTGGACTTACGACGATCTTCCTGTTCCGGAAGGTGCAACTGTAACTGAAGCACGCCTTTATCAGCCGTACACCTACAACAAGAAAGGCAGTGACCCGGCTTACACCCTGGCGTTTAATGGCGAGACTGTCTCTCCGGTTGCGAAATATTCTGACCAGAAGAGCTTTGGAAGTTATGACTATCCGTACGGCCTGTATGTCTTTGACGTGACAGATGAATTTGACACAACCGGCAACAGTATGGTCATAACCAATGATACGGACAACAACTACGGCATCTACGGAGCCAGTCTTGTTTTAGTCTATGAATCTGCCTCAGAACCGGTGAGAAGCATTATCATAAACGAAGAATTTGACATGATCTATGCCTATTCAAATTATGCTGTTACAAGTGAGGAGGCTACAGCCTTTGCTGAATATACCCATGTTGAGTCATCCGGTGTTTCTTCAGCTATATCTGTTGCACTCCTCGCAAGTGCCGGCGATGTGAATAAGAGCAGATTCTTCTTCAATGATATGGAATATGAAGGCTTCTGGCCCGAATATGAGAGTAAACCTCAGGTTGGATTTTCAGCATATGATGTAAAGGATGCTCTTAAGGACGGTGCAAACACCGCAGCAATGCAGAGCTATGACCCTGTAAAGGGTGACAACATGTATGCAATGGCATCAATCCTGAAGATTGAGTATATTGACAGTTCAGAGCCGTCATTTGTAGTTCCGGATATGAGTATATATGATAATGGAAGTGTTACTATTCCGGTCTTTGTAAGAAATATTACAGATGCAGCAGGAGTTGCTGCAACAATAACCTGGGATACTTCAATTGCCAGTATAACTGATATAGTTGTAAATGAATCAGTGATTACAAATTCCTCATTGTATGCAAATCTCACTTCAGGTTATGCGGAATTTGCTGTTACAAACACAGCGGGAATTACAGCTGCCGGTGATGTACCTGTAATTGACCTTATAGTTAAAGCTGCGGCAGACAAAGCCGGTAAAACCTGTGTATTTGAAGGCAAAAATGCATCATGGAGTGACAAATCATTTATTTATCATAATATGGGCTTTAAGGATGGGACATTCACTGTAACGCAGAGAGGAGATTTCAATAAAAACGGATATGTTGATATTGGTGACGTTTCCAATGTTGCTTATATGGTAGCCGGGAAAACCACTGAGATACTGCCGGAAGCTGATTTCAATGACAACGGATATGTCGATACGGGAGATGCAGCAAAGATAGCCTGGTACTTCATTGGCAGGATAAACCAGCTATAA
- a CDS encoding nucleoside recognition domain-containing protein codes for MNILNETGLIRKFEIISRPLSRISGLSYASSLSIVSMAINSTAGKSILAEYYREGKISQKEIVPSLLIGTFPTVLGESLLRVQFPTAIVLLGPVTGIIYTLLNLFSSFIQAAGAVIYSHMFVEKNTEPVGSKSIVRDADSGLKKINRVTLKAGVQKSLPRLKKIIPITAGAIMIFYLLSLAGFMDMIASIFGPVLNLIGLPGESTAALVAQFMHFSAGYAIVGTLMETGVLNMEQALVTLVMGSMVVITIIYLKYSFPLYLSLFGKDGFIITCKTYAVSMLAKIITIVLVFVLF; via the coding sequence GTGAATATACTGAATGAAACCGGTCTGATTAGGAAATTTGAGATAATAAGCAGACCTTTAAGCAGGATATCGGGTCTTTCATATGCATCTTCATTATCAATAGTGTCAATGGCCATTAATTCCACAGCCGGAAAATCAATTCTTGCCGAATATTATCGCGAAGGTAAAATCAGTCAGAAGGAGATTGTTCCGTCTTTGTTAATCGGAACATTTCCAACAGTGCTTGGTGAATCTCTTTTAAGGGTTCAGTTTCCAACCGCAATAGTTCTTCTTGGCCCTGTTACCGGAATAATATATACTTTGTTGAATCTGTTTTCATCCTTTATTCAGGCTGCCGGGGCAGTGATATACAGCCATATGTTTGTTGAAAAAAATACTGAGCCTGTAGGTTCAAAATCCATCGTTCGTGATGCAGATTCCGGTTTGAAAAAAATAAACCGCGTGACTTTAAAAGCAGGGGTTCAGAAATCTCTACCGAGGCTTAAAAAGATAATTCCTATAACTGCGGGTGCAATAATGATATTTTATCTTTTATCCCTTGCCGGATTTATGGATATGATAGCTTCCATCTTTGGTCCTGTATTAAATCTTATCGGACTTCCCGGTGAGAGTACAGCGGCTCTTGTTGCTCAGTTTATGCATTTTTCTGCCGGATATGCAATTGTTGGTACCCTGATGGAAACCGGGGTTCTGAATATGGAACAGGCATTGGTTACTCTCGTTATGGGTAGTATGGTGGTAATTACAATAATATATCTTAAATATTCTTTCCCACTGTACCTTTCACTTTTTGGCAAAGATGGATTTATTATTACATGTAAGACATATGCTGTAAGCATGTTGGCAAAAATAATAACTATTGTTCTGGTTTTTGTCCTCTTTTAA
- a CDS encoding flavodoxin domain-containing protein produces the protein MIPGKVLVAYATRYGSTKDIAEAVSKTIREMGIETDCMDINSINPENLSDYDAFFVGSPLHLGKWLPEAKEFMQFRRDILNKKPVFIFTCGITIKDKTEHILKKAEFAIYEFSEYIKIDEKGFFPGKLTVSDLNESDSQIVRLAGVGEGDFTDTVSVIIWTKDIADKYFVDE, from the coding sequence ATGATACCCGGAAAAGTGCTCGTGGCATATGCTACACGATACGGTTCAACCAAAGATATAGCCGAAGCAGTCTCAAAAACAATCAGAGAAATGGGCATTGAAACGGACTGTATGGATATCAATTCAATCAACCCTGAAAACCTCTCTGATTATGATGCCTTTTTTGTCGGAAGTCCGCTTCACCTTGGAAAATGGCTTCCGGAAGCAAAGGAATTCATGCAGTTCCGAAGAGACATCCTGAATAAAAAACCGGTTTTTATTTTTACATGCGGAATTACAATCAAAGATAAGACAGAGCATATTCTGAAAAAAGCTGAATTTGCAATATATGAATTCTCAGAATACATAAAGATAGATGAAAAGGGATTTTTCCCCGGAAAACTGACAGTTTCAGATCTAAATGAATCTGACAGCCAGATTGTCCGCCTTGCAGGAGTTGGCGAAGGAGATTTCACAGATACTGTATCTGTCATAATATGGACAAAAGATATCGCAGATAAATATTTTGTAGATGAATAA